The DNA sequence GCCGTGCTCCAGCCGCGCGGCCCGAAGAGCCGATCGTAATACTCCCGTGCCGGATCCGTCGGGAACACCGAGCGCGTCTCCGCCGGCAAGTCGATGCCCGAGCGCTCGCGCGCGCCGAGCCGCAGGCCGCCCGCCACGAGGTTCTGGAGGCCGATGCGCAGGCCCAACTGATAGAAGTACGTGTCGCAGGATTGCTCGAGGGCCTCGGCCAAGGTCACGTCGCCGTGGCCATCGCGCTTCCAACAGCGGAAGAAACGATTCCCGTACTGATAGCCGCCCCGGCACGGCACCTGCATGCGCTCGTCGATGCGTACCTGCCCCGCCTCCATCGCGATGATCGCCGTGTGCAGCTTCCAGATCGAACCCGGCGGATACGCGCCCTTGATCGCCTTGTTGTAGAGCGGACGGCGCGCGTCGTTCTGCAGCTCGTCCCAGTAGTCGCGCGGGATGCCGCCGATGAAGCGATTGGGATCGAAGGTCGGCGCGGAGTGCAGCGCCAGCACCTCCCCGGAATGCGGCTCCATCGCGACCACCCCGCCAATCAGCGAATCCGCGAAGAGCTCGTGCACGAAGCGCTGCAGGTCGAGATCGATGTTGGTGTACAGCGCCGCCGGGCGTTCCGGCTCGAGATCCGGGCGCGCCTGCTCGCGCACCACGCGACCGCGCGCATCCACTTCGATGAACCGCGCGCCCTCGCGCCCGCGCAGGCGGTCCTCGTACTGCCGCTCGAGGCCGTCCTTGCCCACCTGCTGCCCGGGCTTGTAGTCGGCGAACCGCGTGTCCTCGAGCTCGCTCTCGCTGATTTCGCCCGTGTAGCCCACGAGGGCGGAGACGGCCGGCCCGTCGGGATAATGACGGCGCGGCGCGCTCTGGATGATGAGCCCCGGGAACTCGACGCGGCGCTCTTCCAGCACGCTCACCAGCGCGAACGACGCGTCGGGGAACAACACCGTCGGGCGCGTGGGTTCGCGACGGAACCGACGCACCGCCGCCCCGACCTGCTCCGGCGACACGGACACGATCTCGCCGATGCGCCGCATCATCACGCGCAGCGAATCCTCGTTGCGCACCAACAGCGAAATCGAATAGCCCGGCAGGTCCTCGGCGATGATCTTGCCCGTGCGGTCGAGGATTATCCCGCGCGGCGCGGGCAACGGCACCTCGCGCAGGCGGTTCGTCTCCGCCTGCAACACGTAGCGCGCGCCCTGCAGCACCTGCGTGCGGAAGAACGAGCCGGCGAGAAAGAGGAACACCAGGAACAGCAGCGCCGACGCGACGCGCGCCCGTCCCTGCACGGCGTTCGGATGGAAACTCATCCGAACCGCCGCTCCGCCATGACGGGCCGCACGGCGCCGAGCACGAGGAGCCCGACCGCCGCCGTCGCCAGCGCCGACAGCGGCGTCCACGCGACCAGCTGCCATACCAGCGTCATCCCCGAGAGCCGTCCCTCGGCGAGCAGCGACACCCAGTCATACGCGACCTTCCCGAGGAACACGAACACGGCATTGAGCCCAAGCTCATCCGTGAAGAACGCCGCCTTCAGGCGCGATGCCAGGAAGCCCACGAGCGTCATCGCGAGCGCTCCCGCGCCCAGCGCTTCCGGCGTCATGGAGTCGATTGCCGTCCCGACGAGCAGGCCCGTGAGTGCCGCCACCCCCGGACGCACCCGCACCGCCACGAGCAGCACGCCGATCACGAGGAAGTCCACGCCGGCCCGCCAGTCGAGCAGCGGCCGCAGCGTGAAGTGCAGTGTCACGAGCAGCGCAAGCATCACCGTGAGCACGAGGCGTTGGGTCAGGTTCACGGCCGCGTCCTCGCGCTATCGGGCCGCGTCGCCGAGTCCGCGGCGAGCCGCGACGAATCCGCGGCCGCGCGAGCGGCCAGCGAGTCCCCGGCCGCACGCACGCGGCGCTCCAAGGCCTCCACGCGGGCACGCCACACACTCTCGACGCCCTCTGCCGAACGTTCCGGCAGCAGCACCATCACGCTATGCAGTTCACTCGGCCGTACGGCGGGCCGCACGAGGTAGCTGCGTGACCAGCCCGTCGATTCGCCGCGCAAAGCCCGCACCACCGTTCCGATCAACACACCGCGCGGGAACACCCCGCCGAGCCCGGAGCTGACCACGGGCGTGCCGAGGGCGATTGACGAGCGGTACGGCACCCCGTTCAGCTCGAGAAGCCAGCGATCCGCCCCTTCGCCCTCGTGCGCCGACACGATGCCGACGGCCGCCCCATCCGCCGTCGTCGCGCTGACGCGAAAATCCGGATGCGGCCAGGCGATCGCGACGCTTGTGCGCGCGTCGACCGCCTGCACCAAGCCCACCAAGCCCTCGGCGTTCACGACCGCGCTAAGGCGCTGCACGCCCTGCGTCGCGCCGGCCGAGAGCAGCAGCGTGTGTTCGTCGCCGGCGCCGCGGTCCACCAACGCCTCGGCGGGCACGAAGCCCCACTGCAGCGCGCGACCGAGCCCGAGCAGCTCGCGCAGCCGGGTGTTCTCCGCCTCCACGGCGGCCAGCCGCTGCGCACGAATCGCGACGCTGTCGTGCACGAGTTGCAGCGAGTCCTGCACCGCCAACGCCCGCCCCGTCTGCAGCGCGCGCGTCTGCAGCATGGCGAGGGGCCCGATCAGGTTTCCGCGGATCGCCGCGGCCACGCGATCGCGCGGTGTCGGCGGCAGGATGAGCAGCAGCAGCGCAACCAGCGCGCAGGCGATGGCGAGGACGGTATCGGCACGCGAATCTCCCCGGGAGGCGCGAGACACCGATGCCCGCGCCTCAGGTGCTCAGCACCGACCAGTACTTCGCCTCGTCATCGAGGATGCGGCCCGTGCCGCGCACCACGCAGGTCAGCGGATCCTCATCCACGTGGATCGGCAGGCCCGTCTCCTGCGTCAGGAGCACATCGAGCCCGCGGATCAGCGCGCCGCCGCCCGTCATCACGATGCCGCGGTCCACGATGTCACTCGCCAGCTCGGGCGGCGTGATCTCCAGCGCGCGGCGCACGGCGTTCACGATCTGCTGGATCGGTTCCTGCACCGCCTCGCGGATCTCCTGCGAGTGCACGCGCACCGTCTTCGGGATGCCGGAGACGAGGTCGCGGCCCTTCACTTCCATCTCGCGCTCCTCGCCGAGCGGCGCCGCGCTGCCGATCTGGATCTTGATCTGCTCCGCCGTCGGCTCGCCGATCAACAGGTTGTAGCTCTTGCGCATGAACTGCACGATGCTCGCGTCGAGCTCGTCGCCGCCCGTGCGGATCGACGTATCGCTCACGATGCCCGAGAGCGCGATGACGGCGATCTCCGTCGTGCCGCCACCGATGTCGATCACCATGTTGCCCGTCGGCGTCTCCACCGGCAGGCCCACGCCGATCGCCGCCGCCATCGGCTCCGCGACCATGAACACTTCCTTCGCACCCGCGCCGAGCGCGGAGTCGCGCACTGCGCGCTTCTCCACTTCGGTGATGCCGCTCGGCACGCACACGATCACGCGCGGCTTCACCTTGAACACGTGGTTCTTGATGATCAGCTCGAGGAAGAAGCGCAGCATCTTCTCGGTCACGTCGAAGTCGGCGATCACGCCGTCTTTCATCGGGCGCACCGCGATCACGCCATCCGGCGTACGCCCGAGCATGCGCTTCGCTTCGAGACCGACGCCCTTGATCTTCTTTGTTTCGCGATCGATGGCGACGACGCTCGGCTCGTTGAGCACGATGCCTTCGCCCTTCACGTAGATCAACGTGTTCGCCGTTCCAAGGTCCACCGCGATTGCGTTGGCCGGGAGGAAACCACCGTTTTGGAAGAACGGCCACTTCAGAGGCAAGGCAGGCTCTCGCACGTCCGGGAAATGCTCCCGGCGAAGCAGGGGGACAGGACAACTCCTTATGAGAACGGAAGTTAGTCCCCGGTCCCGCCCCCTACAAGGCGCGCGCCCTTAGGGAGCCCCGTTGTTCCGCTCGGGGAGCGTGAACCGGATGGGCAGCTGCACCACCTGGGCGACCCGACGTCCCTGCCGGGTCGCCGGGAAGAAGCGCGCCGTCACCAGCGCCCGCCGCACCGCATCCCCGAACAGCGGATGCGTGGCTGTCACGATATCCAGGGTCGACGACTGCACCTGGCCGTCCGCCATCACGACGAACTCCGCCAGCGCAAAGCCGGTCACCCCGGCGGAGAAGAGCGAGTCCGGGTACATCGGCTCGATCGGCAGCGACGGGTCCGGGCGGGCCGGCGTGTCCACCTGGTCTTCCGTGAAGACCTCTTCGCGCTCGACCATGGCGCTCACGGTCGACGCCGCGGAGCGTTCATTGCGTCCGCGTCGCTCCAGCCGCGGACGGATCTGGCCCTCCCGGGTCCAAATCACGATGGCGCCGCCCCGCTGGCCGCTCAGGCCCACTTGGTTGAACTCCGGGGGCATGGTCGCGTCGCCGGAGTAGACCTCCACCCCCAGGAACGTCTGCGGGTCCAGCAGTTCGATATCGATCTCACCGGCCGCCATGCGCACGCCGTCGAGGAAGACCATGGGCGGCACGCTCGAGCCGCGCAGGCGGACGTAGGTCCGGCCGCGCATCGTCTCGGTGCGCATGCCCGGGACCGTCCGGAAGAGGTCGCGCATCGTGAAGATGCTGCGGCGCTCGATCTGCTCCGCCGTCACGAAGCGCCCCTGGCCCTGATCCATGCGGCGGTAGAAGCCCAGGGCGTTGCCGCGCAGGTTCTCGCGACCCGAGACGATCACCGGCGCGAGCCGCTGCGGCAGCGCAGAGAGCTCGACCATCAGCTCCGGCGCCGCATCTGACGGCGACCAGAGCCGGCGCTCGGGGCGGTAACCGAGCCGGCGAAACTGCACCTCCTCATCGGCGCTGCGAGCCTGCGGAAACGCAAAGCGCCCGTCCGCGCCCGTCTCCGCCCGCAGCCCGCCGCTCCCCAGGCTCACCTGCACGCCGGCAATCCCCAACCCCAACGAGTCGCGCACCACCCCGCGCAACACCTTCTGCGCGTCCGCCGCCGCCGGCAGCAGCAGCGGCAGCGCGAGCAGCACGACCACCGCCCCCGGCACCGTCTTCCGCATCCCACGCTCCAAGGAATCCACCCTTGACCCTACCCCACCGCAGGCGCCGGTGCAACGGCAAGGCGGGGACCCAGCATCGCCAGGCCCCCGCGCTTCCAGCTTACAGCCTAGAGCTTGCAGCTGCCGTTACTTGATAAACTTCGAGGCCTCGTGATACTCCATCCCGAACGCCTCCGCGACGCCCTGGTAGGTCACCTTGCCGTCGACCACGTTCAGCCCCTTGAGCAGCGCCGGATCTTCCGCCAACGCCTGCTTCCAGCCCTTGTTCGCGAGCTTGAGCGCATACGGCAGCGTCGCGTTGGTCAACGCGAGCGTCGAGGTGCGCGGCACGCCGCCCGGCATGTTCGCCACGCCGTAGTGGATGATGCCGTCCACCGTGTACACCGGGTTCTCGTGCGTCGTCGCCTTGATCGTCTCGACGCAGCCACCCTGGTCGATCGCCACGTCCACGATCACCGCGCCCGGCTGCATCTTCTTGAGATCCTCGCGACGGATCAACTTCGGGGCCTTCGCGCCCGGCAGCAGCACGCCGCCCACCACGAGGTCCGCCGTCGCGATCGCCTCGAGGATGTTCGCGCGGTTCGAGAACACCGTCTGCACGTTCGCCGGCATCACGTCGTTCAGGTAGCGCAGGCGCGGCAGCGAGGTGTCGAGGATGATCACCTTCGCGCCCATGCCCGCCGCCATCTTGGCCGCGTTCACGCCCACCACGCCGCCGCCGAGGATCACGACCTTGGCCGGCGCCACGCCCGGCACGCCACCCAGCAGCACGCCGCGGCCGCCGTAGAGCTTCTCGAGGTACTTGGCGCCTTCCTGCACCGCCATGCGGCCCGCCACTTCCGACATCGGCGTCAGCAGCGGCAGCTCGCGCGACGCCAGCTCCACCGTCTCGTACGCGATGCAGGTCGCGCCGGACTCGAGGTGCGCCTTCGTCAGCTCCTCGTCC is a window from the Pseudogemmatithrix spongiicola genome containing:
- the mrdA gene encoding penicillin-binding protein 2 — protein: MSFHPNAVQGRARVASALLFLVFLFLAGSFFRTQVLQGARYVLQAETNRLREVPLPAPRGIILDRTGKIIAEDLPGYSISLLVRNEDSLRVMMRRIGEIVSVSPEQVGAAVRRFRREPTRPTVLFPDASFALVSVLEERRVEFPGLIIQSAPRRHYPDGPAVSALVGYTGEISESELEDTRFADYKPGQQVGKDGLERQYEDRLRGREGARFIEVDARGRVVREQARPDLEPERPAALYTNIDLDLQRFVHELFADSLIGGVVAMEPHSGEVLALHSAPTFDPNRFIGGIPRDYWDELQNDARRPLYNKAIKGAYPPGSIWKLHTAIIAMEAGQVRIDERMQVPCRGGYQYGNRFFRCWKRDGHGDVTLAEALEQSCDTYFYQLGLRIGLQNLVAGGLRLGARERSGIDLPAETRSVFPTDPAREYYDRLFGPRGWSTAVTLNLSIGQGENSQTVVNMARFYTALATDGEAARPEVVRGQAERAKLFNITPQQLEQLQDAMAGVISRGTAAASQLQGIAIAGKTGTAQNAQDQVRDHSWFVGYAPADDPKIVVALLLEFGGSGSRAARMASRVFEFYLKQRTTFASTTEGP
- the mreD gene encoding rod shape-determining protein MreD → MNLTQRLVLTVMLALLVTLHFTLRPLLDWRAGVDFLVIGVLLVAVRVRPGVAALTGLLVGTAIDSMTPEALGAGALAMTLVGFLASRLKAAFFTDELGLNAVFVFLGKVAYDWVSLLAEGRLSGMTLVWQLVAWTPLSALATAAVGLLVLGAVRPVMAERRFG
- the mreC gene encoding rod shape-determining protein MreC gives rise to the protein MSRASRGDSRADTVLAIACALVALLLLILPPTPRDRVAAAIRGNLIGPLAMLQTRALQTGRALAVQDSLQLVHDSVAIRAQRLAAVEAENTRLRELLGLGRALQWGFVPAEALVDRGAGDEHTLLLSAGATQGVQRLSAVVNAEGLVGLVQAVDARTSVAIAWPHPDFRVSATTADGAAVGIVSAHEGEGADRWLLELNGVPYRSSIALGTPVVSSGLGGVFPRGVLIGTVVRALRGESTGWSRSYLVRPAVRPSELHSVMVLLPERSAEGVESVWRARVEALERRVRAAGDSLAARAAADSSRLAADSATRPDSARTRP
- a CDS encoding rod shape-determining protein, giving the protein MPLKWPFFQNGGFLPANAIAVDLGTANTLIYVKGEGIVLNEPSVVAIDRETKKIKGVGLEAKRMLGRTPDGVIAVRPMKDGVIADFDVTEKMLRFFLELIIKNHVFKVKPRVIVCVPSGITEVEKRAVRDSALGAGAKEVFMVAEPMAAAIGVGLPVETPTGNMVIDIGGGTTEIAVIALSGIVSDTSIRTGGDELDASIVQFMRKSYNLLIGEPTAEQIKIQIGSAAPLGEEREMEVKGRDLVSGIPKTVRVHSQEIREAVQEPIQQIVNAVRRALEITPPELASDIVDRGIVMTGGGALIRGLDVLLTQETGLPIHVDEDPLTCVVRGTGRILDDEAKYWSVLST
- a CDS encoding TonB family protein is translated as MRKTVPGAVVVLLALPLLLPAAADAQKVLRGVVRDSLGLGIAGVQVSLGSGGLRAETGADGRFAFPQARSADEEVQFRRLGYRPERRLWSPSDAAPELMVELSALPQRLAPVIVSGRENLRGNALGFYRRMDQGQGRFVTAEQIERRSIFTMRDLFRTVPGMRTETMRGRTYVRLRGSSVPPMVFLDGVRMAAGEIDIELLDPQTFLGVEVYSGDATMPPEFNQVGLSGQRGGAIVIWTREGQIRPRLERRGRNERSAASTVSAMVEREEVFTEDQVDTPARPDPSLPIEPMYPDSLFSAGVTGFALAEFVVMADGQVQSSTLDIVTATHPLFGDAVRRALVTARFFPATRQGRRVAQVVQLPIRFTLPERNNGAP
- the ald gene encoding alanine dehydrogenase translates to MKIGVPKEIKTNENRIALVPAGAEALVAAGHTVYIEQGAGLGSGFDDAQYTAVGAKILPTADEVWASAEMIIKVKEPIKVEWPRMRKGQTIFTYFHFAADEELTKAHLESGATCIAYETVELASRELPLLTPMSEVAGRMAVQEGAKYLEKLYGGRGVLLGGVPGVAPAKVVILGGGVVGVNAAKMAAGMGAKVIILDTSLPRLRYLNDVMPANVQTVFSNRANILEAIATADLVVGGVLLPGAKAPKLIRREDLKKMQPGAVIVDVAIDQGGCVETIKATTHENPVYTVDGIIHYGVANMPGGVPRTSTLALTNATLPYALKLANKGWKQALAEDPALLKGLNVVDGKVTYQGVAEAFGMEYHEASKFIK